One part of the Sulfuriferula thiophila genome encodes these proteins:
- the ffh gene encoding signal recognition particle protein, whose translation MLENLTTRLSSVIKNLRGQARLTEDNIQDALREVRMALLEADVALPVVKDFINDVKQKALGVEVLQSLTPGQALIGVVHDELTKLMGTAHVGLNLATTPPAIILMAGLQGSGKTTSSGKLAKLLKEQMKKKVLLVSCDVYRPAAIEQLKTLASQLEVDFFPSSGEQKPLDIALAAQDYAKKHFHDVLIVDTAGRLGIDQVMMDEIRELHTSLKPVETLFVVDAMQGQDAINTARAFNETLPLTGVILTKLDGDSRGGAALSVRHITGKPIKFVGVGEKLTGLEPFHPERMASRVLGMGDVLSLIEDAQRNVDHAEAARFADKIKKGKGFDLEDFKAQIQQMRKMGGISALMDKLPGAAGAAIPAGADEKAVNRIEGIINSMTPQERSKPELLKASRKRRIAAGAGVSVQEVNRLLKQFEQAQKMMKMMSKGGLAKMMRGMKGMMPGM comes from the coding sequence ATGCTAGAAAACCTAACCACGCGCCTTTCCTCCGTTATTAAAAACTTGCGCGGACAAGCGCGACTGACGGAAGACAATATTCAGGATGCCCTGCGTGAAGTGCGTATGGCGCTGCTCGAAGCCGACGTCGCACTCCCTGTCGTTAAAGATTTCATCAATGATGTGAAACAAAAAGCGCTCGGCGTAGAAGTGCTGCAAAGCCTGACGCCCGGCCAGGCATTAATCGGCGTAGTGCACGACGAACTCACGAAGTTGATGGGCACAGCGCATGTCGGCCTCAATCTGGCGACCACCCCACCGGCCATCATCCTTATGGCCGGTTTGCAGGGTTCCGGTAAAACCACCAGTAGCGGCAAGCTCGCCAAACTGCTCAAGGAGCAGATGAAGAAAAAAGTGCTGCTGGTCAGTTGCGACGTGTACCGTCCCGCCGCTATCGAGCAGCTTAAAACTCTGGCCAGCCAGCTGGAAGTCGACTTCTTCCCCTCCAGCGGCGAGCAGAAACCGCTGGATATTGCACTGGCGGCACAGGATTACGCCAAGAAACATTTTCACGATGTGCTCATCGTCGATACCGCCGGCCGTCTGGGTATCGATCAGGTGATGATGGATGAGATCCGTGAACTGCATACCTCGCTCAAACCGGTTGAAACACTGTTTGTTGTTGATGCAATGCAGGGTCAGGATGCTATCAACACCGCGCGCGCCTTTAACGAGACCTTACCGCTGACCGGCGTCATCCTCACCAAACTTGACGGCGACTCGCGCGGCGGTGCAGCATTATCTGTACGCCATATCACCGGCAAGCCGATCAAATTCGTCGGCGTCGGCGAGAAACTCACCGGACTGGAACCGTTCCACCCGGAACGCATGGCCTCCCGCGTGCTCGGCATGGGTGACGTGCTGTCGCTGATTGAAGATGCTCAGCGCAATGTCGATCATGCAGAAGCCGCCCGCTTTGCAGACAAGATCAAAAAGGGCAAAGGCTTTGATCTGGAAGATTTCAAGGCGCAGATCCAGCAAATGCGCAAGATGGGTGGCATTTCCGCGCTGATGGACAAGTTGCCTGGCGCAGCGGGTGCAGCGATACCCGCCGGTGCCGATGAAAAAGCGGTCAACCGCATCGAAGGCATTATCAATTCAATGACCCCGCAGGAGCGCAGCAAGCCGGAACTCCTCAAGGCGTCGCGCAAGCGCCGCATTGCAGCAGGTGCTGGCGTTTCGGTTCAGGAAGTAAACCGCTTGCTGAAACAATTCGAGCAAGCCCAGAAAATGATGAAGATGATGTCCAAGGGCGGGCTGGCCAAAATGATGCGCGGCATGAAGGGCATGATGCCGGGGATGTAA
- the queF gene encoding NADPH-dependent 7-cyano-7-deazaguanine reductase QueF (Catalyzes the NADPH-dependent reduction of 7-cyano-7-deazaguanine (preQ0) to 7-aminomethyl-7-deazaguanine (preQ1) in queuosine biosynthesis): protein MTDTSLTDTVLGKPTCYQTEYSPGLLFAIPRQIKRDEIGLTGTLPFMGADIWNGYELSWLNPRGKPQIAIATFIVPADSPNIIESKSFKLYLNSFNQTRLDSNEELLNRLRADLSQAAGASVQVRLTLPEAFSSLAMGELEGELLDRLDIEIDSYTPNPALLSVQADAEPVEQKLVSHLLKSNCLVTGQPDWASVQIHYVGAPIEQAGLLQYLIGFRTHNEFHEQCVERIFVDVLRQCKPIKLSVYARYTRRGGLDINPWRTNFSTGGLPPNLRHARQ from the coding sequence ATGACGGATACCTCATTAACCGATACGGTTTTAGGCAAACCGACCTGTTATCAGACCGAGTACAGCCCGGGCTTGCTATTTGCCATCCCGCGGCAGATCAAGCGTGATGAAATCGGCCTGACTGGCACCTTGCCGTTTATGGGTGCGGATATCTGGAATGGCTATGAGCTGTCATGGCTTAATCCGCGCGGTAAGCCGCAAATCGCCATCGCTACCTTCATCGTACCGGCGGACTCGCCGAACATTATCGAATCGAAATCGTTCAAGCTGTATCTGAATTCATTCAATCAGACGCGGCTGGATAGCAATGAAGAGCTGTTGAACAGATTGCGTGCTGATTTGAGCCAGGCTGCTGGCGCGTCAGTGCAGGTGCGCCTGACTTTGCCGGAAGCTTTCTCCAGTTTGGCTATGGGTGAGCTGGAAGGGGAGTTGCTGGATCGGCTGGATATCGAGATCGACAGCTACACGCCGAATCCTGCATTGTTATCAGTGCAAGCGGATGCGGAGCCGGTAGAACAGAAGCTGGTGTCGCATTTGCTCAAATCTAATTGTCTGGTGACCGGACAGCCGGATTGGGCCAGCGTGCAGATACATTATGTCGGGGCGCCAATTGAGCAGGCCGGGTTATTGCAGTATCTGATTGGTTTTCGTACGCACAATGAGTTTCATGAGCAATGCGTAGAACGTATTTTTGTTGATGTCCTGCGTCAGTGCAAACCGATCAAATTATCGGTGTATGCCCGTTATACCCGTCGTGGCGGGCTGGATATTAATCCGTGGCGCACCAATTTCAGTACCGGTGGCCTGCCGCCAAATCTGCGTCACGCCCGGCAGTGA
- the glyA gene encoding serine hydroxymethyltransferase, with the protein MFNLQDTIAITDPDLWKAMEDERGRQEDHIELIASENYTSPAVMEAQGSVLTNKYAEGYPGKRYYGGCEFVDVAEQLAIDRVKQLFGAEYANVQPHSGSQANAAVYLSVLKPGDTILGMSLAHGGHLTHGASVNFSGKLFNAVTYGLHPETEEIDYAEVERLALEHKPKMIVAGASAYSLVIDWQRFRKIADSVGAYLFVDMAHYAGLVAAGIYPNPVGIADFVTSTTHKTLRGPRGGLIMARAEFEKQLNSSIFPGTQGGPLMHVIAAKAIAFKEAMSDDFKTYQTQVIANARIMATTLQARGLRIVSGRTDSHLFLLDLCAKNITGKDAEAALGRAHITVNKNAIPNDPQKPFVTSGIRIGTPAMTTRGFGAKEAEQLAHLIADVLDAPADDAVIARVATAAQALCKQYPVYG; encoded by the coding sequence ATGTTTAATCTCCAAGACACCATCGCCATTACCGATCCGGACTTATGGAAAGCAATGGAAGATGAGCGCGGTCGCCAGGAAGACCACATAGAGCTGATTGCTTCCGAAAATTACACCAGCCCGGCGGTAATGGAAGCACAAGGCTCCGTGTTGACCAACAAATATGCCGAAGGCTACCCAGGCAAGCGTTACTACGGCGGCTGTGAGTTTGTCGACGTCGCAGAACAATTAGCTATTGATCGCGTTAAACAGTTATTTGGTGCCGAATACGCCAACGTGCAGCCGCATTCCGGTTCACAAGCCAACGCGGCGGTTTACTTATCTGTGCTCAAACCCGGTGACACTATACTTGGCATGTCACTGGCTCATGGCGGTCACTTGACCCACGGCGCTTCAGTGAACTTCTCCGGCAAGTTATTTAATGCAGTGACCTATGGCCTGCATCCTGAAACCGAAGAGATTGACTATGCCGAAGTCGAGCGCCTGGCGCTGGAGCACAAGCCTAAAATGATCGTTGCCGGTGCATCTGCCTATTCCCTGGTTATCGACTGGCAACGTTTTCGCAAAATTGCAGACAGCGTAGGGGCTTACCTGTTCGTCGACATGGCGCATTATGCCGGTCTGGTCGCGGCAGGTATCTATCCTAACCCGGTCGGTATTGCTGATTTCGTCACCTCCACGACCCACAAGACATTACGCGGCCCACGTGGCGGCCTGATTATGGCTCGCGCCGAGTTTGAAAAGCAGCTGAACTCCAGCATTTTCCCGGGCACCCAGGGCGGCCCGTTGATGCACGTTATCGCGGCCAAAGCGATTGCCTTCAAGGAGGCCATGAGCGACGACTTCAAAACCTACCAGACACAAGTGATTGCCAATGCCCGCATCATGGCAACCACACTACAAGCCCGTGGCTTGCGTATTGTGTCCGGCCGCACTGATTCACATTTATTCCTGCTGGACCTGTGTGCTAAAAACATTACCGGAAAAGATGCTGAAGCAGCACTGGGACGCGCGCACATTACCGTTAACAAAAATGCGATTCCTAATGACCCGCAAAAGCCTTTTGTCACTTCAGGCATCCGTATCGGCACCCCGGCCATGACCACCCGCGGCTTTGGCGCTAAAGAAGCTGAGCAGCTTGCCCACCTGATTGCAGACGTATTGGACGCACCAGCAGACGATGCCGTCATTGCCCGCGTAGCCACAGCCGCACAGGCTTTGTGCAAGCAATACCCTGTCTACGGCTAA
- the ygfZ gene encoding CAF17-like 4Fe-4S cluster assembly/insertion protein YgfZ — protein sequence MAHSLTEILATQAVYADLSQSGLIAFEGDDTTTFLQGQLTNDARQLAQHQAQYSGFCSPKGRLLGSFLLWQQGESTYLQLAAELQPALQKRLSMYILRSKVKARDAREEWLRLGIAGHGAAAVVKALTGCEIDADMKTAEAGAVSVIRLASERYQLTVPAADRDGVLAQIAQQATAIDMDQWQWLEIRAGVPTIVAATQEQFVPQMVNFDLTNSVNFQKGCYTGQEIVARTQYLGKLKRRMYLVHAEVAMAAGDEIYSPDMEGQAMGMVVNAQPAPDGGWDALAVMQISSVATQPLHVKSLDGALLTLQDLPYALA from the coding sequence ATGGCACACTCTTTAACCGAAATACTCGCGACGCAGGCGGTTTATGCTGATCTTTCCCAGTCTGGTTTAATTGCCTTTGAGGGTGACGATACCACGACATTTTTGCAGGGGCAGCTGACAAATGATGCGCGTCAACTGGCCCAGCATCAGGCTCAATACAGCGGATTCTGTTCACCCAAGGGGCGTTTGCTTGGCAGCTTCCTGTTGTGGCAACAGGGAGAGAGTACGTATCTGCAACTGGCAGCCGAGTTGCAGCCCGCATTGCAAAAACGACTGTCCATGTATATTTTGCGGTCCAAAGTGAAAGCACGTGATGCGCGTGAGGAATGGCTGCGCCTGGGTATCGCCGGTCATGGCGCCGCCGCGGTGGTTAAAGCGCTGACTGGCTGTGAAATCGATGCGGATATGAAAACGGCCGAGGCGGGTGCTGTCAGTGTGATTCGTCTGGCGAGCGAGCGTTACCAGCTTACGGTGCCGGCTGCAGACAGAGACGGTGTATTAGCGCAGATCGCACAACAAGCCACTGCTATCGACATGGATCAGTGGCAATGGCTGGAAATACGTGCCGGTGTACCAACTATCGTGGCTGCGACACAGGAACAGTTTGTACCGCAAATGGTAAATTTCGATTTGACCAATAGCGTAAATTTCCAGAAGGGCTGTTACACCGGGCAGGAAATTGTTGCGCGTACCCAATATCTGGGTAAATTGAAACGGCGCATGTATCTGGTGCACGCTGAGGTGGCAATGGCTGCCGGCGACGAGATTTACAGCCCGGATATGGAAGGTCAGGCCATGGGTATGGTAGTGAATGCCCAACCTGCCCCTGATGGCGGCTGGGATGCACTGGCAGTGATGCAAATCAGCAGTGTAGCAACGCAACCCTTGCATGTGAAATCGCTGGATGGCGCGCTGCTGACTTTGCAGGATTTGCCTTACGCACTCGCCTGA
- a CDS encoding DUF4936 family protein, which yields MSLHYYIYYRVLTDDPETEQQIRGMQARLGCRSGHYGKLLKRHNDPLTWMEIYEDISNSADFEQQLTRALAEFDIAMFINGNRVTERFSGELATPAHCRA from the coding sequence ATGTCGCTGCACTATTACATTTACTATCGGGTGCTGACGGACGACCCGGAAACCGAACAGCAAATCCGCGGCATGCAAGCACGGCTAGGTTGTCGCAGCGGTCATTATGGCAAGCTGCTGAAGCGCCATAATGACCCGCTGACGTGGATGGAGATTTATGAAGACATCAGCAATAGCGCTGACTTTGAGCAACAGCTGACGCGCGCTTTGGCTGAGTTCGACATCGCCATGTTCATCAACGGTAACAGAGTTACCGAACGCTTCAGCGGCGAGCTCGCGACCCCGGCTCACTGCCGGGCGTGA